The following proteins are encoded in a genomic region of Acidobacteriota bacterium:
- a CDS encoding AAA family ATPase — MTPRVRLAMSSDFLEAYTFLPKPQQRKVRTLITRFTADPTSPGLNYERVQAADNLRSLRIDRSYRAIVLKPKSGNVHLMLWADKHDEAYDWARRHHCRVNPDTGALQIYEPQQSSEAVHKAARPAHIPSQPGPFAALRDRQLRRLGVPEAMLPEIRELDGEASLDAIQERLPVEAYESLFLYLAGDSYEQLIGNREAPDDKVDTDDIAKALERMESRGRFVVVDNEMELEEVLSAPLERWRVFLHPSQRRLVERNWNGPVRVLGGAGTGKTVVAMHRARWLARNLPEGERILFVTFTRNLAADIENNLRSICSPQEMRRIDVTNLDRWVYGFLRRRRYDFRIVYSRGQAPWKEIWQQALALKDLGLNLPDAFYSDELNHVVLAQGITTEAEYLRVPRVGRGTPLRRAQRARVWPVFEEYRLNLSIQGGKEMDDAYRSATSLLADDRGSLAYTAAIVDEAQDMGAQAYRLMRALVPEGSNDLFIVGDGHQRIYGRSRVVLGQCGIRIVGRSHKLRINYRTTEETRSWAVRLLDGRDIDDLNGGLDDQNGFKSLTHGPSPKVFVFDSDEQQTEFIVRWLGDLAGGGESLRSTCIVARTGGERDSIRQAIEEAGLPGVVLERDLPDDAGDDAVRLATMHRVKGLEFDRVIMASVNKGLVPLPKAIKGHADDSAREWAETEERALVYVAATRARKELLVLGHGVASPFLSGNG; from the coding sequence ATGACACCACGAGTGCGTTTGGCCATGTCCAGCGACTTCCTGGAGGCGTACACGTTCCTTCCCAAGCCCCAACAGCGCAAGGTCCGCACCCTCATCACCCGGTTCACGGCTGATCCGACCTCGCCCGGCCTGAACTACGAGCGCGTGCAGGCAGCGGACAACTTGCGTTCCCTTCGAATCGATCGGTCCTATCGAGCCATCGTGCTCAAACCGAAAAGCGGCAACGTCCATCTGATGCTATGGGCAGACAAACACGACGAGGCCTATGACTGGGCTCGTCGGCATCACTGCCGTGTCAACCCAGATACCGGTGCCCTACAAATCTACGAGCCGCAACAGTCCTCCGAAGCCGTCCACAAGGCAGCCAGGCCGGCGCACATCCCATCACAGCCCGGGCCGTTTGCCGCCTTGCGGGACCGCCAACTACGTCGCCTCGGTGTTCCCGAAGCAATGCTCCCCGAGATCCGAGAGCTCGATGGAGAAGCATCGCTCGACGCCATCCAGGAGCGCCTTCCCGTGGAAGCCTACGAATCTCTCTTCCTCTATTTAGCCGGAGACAGCTACGAGCAGTTGATCGGCAACCGCGAAGCTCCCGACGACAAAGTGGACACCGACGACATCGCCAAGGCCCTGGAGCGAATGGAGTCGAGGGGACGGTTCGTTGTTGTGGACAACGAGATGGAACTAGAGGAGGTTCTCAGCGCCCCTCTGGAAAGGTGGCGCGTTTTCCTCCACCCGTCTCAGCGTCGACTGGTCGAAAGAAATTGGAACGGTCCAGTGCGCGTTCTCGGTGGCGCCGGAACAGGGAAGACCGTGGTGGCCATGCACCGCGCCCGCTGGCTCGCCCGCAACTTGCCCGAAGGCGAACGCATTCTCTTTGTAACCTTCACAAGGAACCTCGCAGCAGACATTGAGAACAATCTGCGCTCCATCTGTTCGCCACAGGAGATGAGGCGCATAGATGTAACCAACCTCGATCGCTGGGTATACGGCTTCCTGCGACGGCGAAGGTACGACTTCCGCATCGTCTACTCTCGCGGACAGGCGCCGTGGAAGGAGATATGGCAACAGGCACTTGCGCTCAAGGACCTCGGTCTCAACCTACCGGATGCCTTCTACTCAGACGAACTTAACCACGTTGTCCTGGCCCAAGGGATCACCACCGAAGCCGAGTACCTTCGCGTTCCTCGTGTCGGTCGTGGAACGCCGCTCCGGCGCGCGCAGAGGGCCCGGGTGTGGCCGGTCTTTGAAGAATACCGCCTGAACCTGTCTATCCAAGGCGGTAAGGAGATGGACGATGCCTACCGCTCAGCCACCTCATTGCTGGCGGACGACCGGGGTAGTCTAGCCTACACTGCTGCCATCGTTGACGAGGCACAGGACATGGGTGCACAGGCTTACCGGCTGATGCGTGCCCTCGTGCCCGAAGGATCCAACGACCTCTTCATCGTCGGCGACGGGCACCAGCGGATCTATGGCCGAAGCCGCGTCGTCCTGGGGCAGTGCGGTATTCGTATCGTGGGACGCTCACACAAGCTCAGGATCAACTACCGCACCACGGAAGAAACTCGTTCCTGGGCGGTACGTCTCCTCGACGGGCGGGACATAGACGATCTAAATGGTGGTCTGGACGACCAGAATGGCTTCAAGTCACTTACCCATGGGCCCTCTCCTAAGGTCTTCGTTTTCGACTCGGATGAGCAGCAAACGGAATTCATCGTCCGGTGGCTGGGGGACTTGGCTGGAGGTGGCGAGAGCCTGCGGAGCACGTGCATCGTGGCGCGGACCGGGGGGGAGCGAGATTCCATAAGGCAAGCGATCGAGGAAGCAGGTCTGCCCGGTGTCGTCCTCGAACGGGATCTTCCCGATGATGCTGGCGACGATGCAGTTCGCCTAGCGACGATGCACCGGGTTAAGGGACTGGAATTCGACCGCGTCATCATGGCCAGTGTGAACAAAGGTCTCGTTCCACTGCCTAAAGCCATCAAGGGACACGCCGATGACAGCGCCCGCGAGTGGGCGGAGACCGAAGAGCGGGCTCTGGTTTACGTTGCGGCGACGCGAGCTCGGAAGGAGTTGCTCGTGCTCGGGCACGGCGTCGCGAGCCCTTTCTTGAGTGGGAATGGATAG